From the genome of Daphnia pulex isolate KAP4 chromosome 12, ASM2113471v1:
ccaacccaaaaaattttttagtttagaaaaagctGATGATTGTTGAGTTTTTCTAGATAACCATAAGAGTTAGCTAATTGTATTCAGCAACCGACGAGAGTAGACTTCTGAGTCGTATCTAAACCGAGAGGGTACTTAGTCTCTCGTTTCAGCTCGCTACTTCCATCCTACGGTGTGAGCCATGCGACATCTGGCAGTCGAATATACAATAACACAACCTATTCGTAGTTATCGTGTTATTGTTCGAATAATAAAGACACACgaagctacgctttcctggccttcactttagaccgggGGCATACTGTccctttcatatagtctagAGGCCAGCAATATCAAGCCCGAGGTcagagaactcgtatgcttcggctgtcatccgccaggaacgcgagggagagtgataaaaaataGCGACAGAGTTATTttgaacagttttttttttaagttaaaacaaaacaagaaagaaaaacaaaaaaatttattcctgAAAGTGTTTCATACCCTTTGTTAACCGtttctttatgaatttaaCAACTCTGTCATGGTCTAGTAGTTACGGTGGATTTCTACTACCCCTGAGGTTCCAAGTTAAAATCTCGGCatccaaaaaaatgaaaacttgttTAATTGACATTCAAATCCTCGTTTTTGGTTACTTCTTAAATTAAATGATAGGAAATGATTAATAATCaccaatgaaatgatttcattgatgTTACGATCTTATGACATTCGGTTAAAATTGACTTGCatgaaaatttattcaaagCGACATTAcgataactttgaatttttaccgCTTTATTGTGCAGGATTTggacatctttttctttttcttgacacttgtcgaaaaattgacggtgagcctaaggctattgcaAAATGCggttattcatttttacccgcaaaggaaattccagacagtctgtctggtttcattcaaaattttttttttttttggggggggggggggaaagaccTAACCAGTGGCTAAATGAGCCTattactcctttttctttcttcccacctttcgctttctTCCCAGCCCCCCAAAATTAGGACCAAAAAGCCTAACATAGTTTCCCGCAATGTGGGTAAgtggctttcaaaataaaatcgctgttcgaattttttggaccatactgtACTAGGTAACTAGGTAATACTAGGTATTACCTAATTACTATCTCACGCCATAAATAATGGCGTAGcctataacaaaaaaaattgaagggaACCAAAATTTGATAGGGGTTATCCAATACCTGTGGGTACTGTACCTGcctaaactaaattttttattttaaaaatcttgatAGAAAGTATTCTGCTGCGCTCGTCCTGCCTCTTAATATATTTTATCTCTTAGGTTCGCGgcaaatgaaatgagaaaacaagtgaaaatgaGAGAACGAAAGAGTGGTTGGGTAAACACGGTGGTATACTTTCCGTCAATATGCATTaaaacagattttatttttaattcggTTAAAGAAGCTTCAAGGTGTGGCTGTTCTTGggaatttattcatttgaagtttttgtcttaattcatcaaattattcattaaataatattttgacTTGCGGAATATCTACTAAATTGGCTGAATTTTCAGTGTTTTCCATTCCAGTGTTGTCTTGTGGGGTGAATTTACCTATGTCAAATATGTGAAATTTTAATGCTATTTAAAATActagaaaatgtgttttacgTAAAACATATATTATCATTTCTAAATCTTCAACATCTTTTTGTCGTGCCTTTTCTTGCCTAATGCCTTTTATTCCGCTTTTCAACCtgtgaaaacagaaaatttattaaattatttatttgatgaaaCTTTGTAAAGATTAAATAAtctatctattttttaatatttgatgtGCTGGTAAATATTTACCACGCTTTAGCGCAAAAGCGATCGTTGGCTTGAATTggtttttcatctaaaaatGTGAGATTCTTCTATCAAGGAGAATTACGAAATTTAGCAACATTACTGTAAAGCTATCATTTTGTTAAAGTTATTACGCAACAAACGGTTATTTGAAGTCTATAGGAATCGATGCTCCTGACAACAGGGTTTCCAAGCAAGTATAAAACGGATAACTGACTGATGCTACTAAGAAGATTCAATATAGTTTTGTAGTCACTCAACCTATTTTTTGATAAATCAAGGGTGCTCAGGCTTTTACACCGTGGCAGTGGTTCAATGGATGATGTTTCtgataatttgttgtttccgATGTATAGAGTTGTCAAATTTTTGAGTAATTCTAAACATCCAAATTAATAATtcttactttaaaaaataataatctaatcAATCTAAAATTCTAAATCTTTACAGTGGtgctgaaaattttcttttaattgattATGATTCTCATGTTAGCACATGGCTTCTTTAATGGACTTCCGCACGTCACTAAAATTACTTTGGCATTTACATGATTAGAACATAAACCATGCAAAAGGAATATTTTCAGCACTGTAATGCAAAACATATATCTATCAGTATCAGACCGGTTTATCATAGGTTTATGAGTGACACATGGAATTTGTTGATCCACCAATTTAATTGAAtgatatttgataaaattaaaattaaaatgataaaTCTCTTAATATTCTGTGCaattattaaatgaaaaaattaattaaaattcataAACATATTCCattgaataaaaatcaaacatatTTTCTGATACAATGCCATAATTATTAgcttacttatttttatttttatattatgaACTTACCTATCTCATTGATTTCCTTCAACTCGTTATTTGAAACATCCAAAATAACCAATTGACTTAAACATTCAATACCGCTTAAAGTggttaaataattatttcggATAAAgagacattttaaatttgtcatGGTATTCAGTCCAGAAACATTCGCAAGGCGATTATGGTCTAGCCAAAGAGACTTTATGCCAGTATATTCCTCCAACAATTCTATATTTTGGAATCCTAAGGTAAAATGATATGATAAATACAGTTAAGTTATTCTTTGAGGAGAATTTTGTTAGgaatagaaatggaaaatttattaaaatattacaaatttcaagggtgaAGTGGAGAGTACGCACGCGTATTACATTGTATACCTGGGGTTCTGGGTCAAGGTACTTTTTATAAGGCGGTTCGAAAAAATCTGACTTCATGCGACCAACGCCAATTGGTCAGACAAGACGGGATGGATAATTATAGCAGACATCAGCTTGACTTAAATGCTTCGTTGCCgcgatggcaacaaatgtcaaaaaagatgtcgaacagccctacaGCACTAAAAACGTGCCATACTTTATTTACCGTTTGtttatagggctgttcgacatctttttgatattttttgccatcttggcaacgcagcatttgATTCAAGATGATGTCTGCTATAATTGTCCGCCTCGCCTTGTCTGGCTTTGTCTGACCAACTGACGAAGGTCACATTACGTCAGACAAAATCTGACATCATGTGACCTACGTCAATTGGTCAGACAATCTTGACCCAAATACTGCGTTGCCGCGATggccagagctatagactcctggtcttttcacggctgtgttggcttccctatcccagTTTTAGGGTAAAAGTAAGCCaatttggaaactttaaaaagcgcctctagttggtgtgtcagctactacgctcagctacttttgagagcctagatggctctttttaacGTTTCCACTTCACAAATTCTGACAGGCTCCGCCCTAAAATctctgaaaatcggcttacttTTACCCTAAAAcagggatagggaagccaacacagccgtgaagagaccaggagtctatagctctggcgatggcaacaaatgtcaacaaagatgtcgaacagccctatatcGCGCAACGCATGCAGTTCAAGTCATTTTTCGCCTGCATCAAGAGCCTCAAGCAATGCGTCTTACTTTATCCGACTTGGTCGATTGCTCCAGGCTTACAGCTGGGGCTtgccaattttcaaaaaaaagctAAGACGGCTAAGTTGCTGAATTAAGGAGTAGGAATAAAGGAATGTACTGTACTCCTTTATTTATACTCCATGCCCTTGCTATCCCTAACACAGACGCATCTGCTTCGCCACGCTGCGtagccagataaatcggctaaataaaacagacccCTACAAACATGTTTCGGGATATTGAAATTATGGAAAAAAGTTAGCAAACATAAAATAGTGTTCCTGAACCAAATAGCTGGActcccttaaaaaaattaacaagcgATTCGCCACTCAAAGAGAtcgtttggggggggggggggttgattTTGCGGAAATTATCAATTTGCCTTTAGGGTGTGTTGGGGTGGTCTACCTCATAACGTCAGCCTACACCAATGAGAAGGGGTGGTCACCCCAACAGATCCTAAAGGCAAAAAGGGgacaaatgttgttttcacGAGCTTTAGGATGAAGGCCGGCATGgccgaaaaacgaagaaattttggggaatttttttccaaaatttcaatagTTTATATCTCGGCTTCTGAGCTGAGTATCTAAAAATCATGGTTTGAAGAGATACGCTATCCCAtcatttcaaaacaattagattatttttaggtgcagcagttgacgagaaaactgctgcacaaaaacCGAAATAGGTCGAAATTTCAGGCTACCCCCTGtagtgtttttttaatatcccCAAACTACAATAGCTAATCAATTGCGGTTTTCACCAATCGACTAagcgaaaaatttaaaacaaaccccccccccccccaaatttgttaaattttagatCCCCTAGCGATGATTTCCGCAAAATCAAAAACCCCCCAAATGGTCTGTTTGAGTTTCGGATGGcttgttaaaaaagatgtcgaacagccctaaaCAGTATGGCACCTGTTTAGTGCCATAAGTAGCACCTAAATCTTCAACCTCATCCCAGCACCTCAACTCTCAACCTTAACCGAGCAACTTTCTATTTCCCAGCTGTTGTTAAGCTATCCAAAATGCTATGCTGACATCTAGCGAAGGGAGAATTAAGCGACGGCATCTAGAACACAGAGCGACGTTTCTCCATCATGTGGGCGCAAAACGCTAGCGCCCGTTTATTGTAAGTGGGAATCACGATTAATCCCGCTAACGATCTGCTTTATTGAATATCATTTTTACGTTCAATTTACGCTCACGCCGGGCAATTTGTTTTAGTGAACCTGACgtactaaataaaaatacgttAGCGTAATTATTCGACGATACCCGTTGGCGCTAGTGTCCatgagagagggagaaaacCCTCTCTATACACTCATTGGGGTTGTTTAATTCTCCCTCCGCTAGATGTCAGCATACTTTTTGGGAATATCTTCAAACTTAAAGTCAATATAATTTTACTTAAGCGTAAAAAAGTGTATTTTGTCCCTCCGTAACCTGTAGAATTATGAGAGAAAACGGAGGGACAAAATACACTTTTGTACGCTTAAGTAAAATTGTATTGACTTCAAGTTGTAAACTTGGTAGTCTTCTGAATCAGAAGGTAGATTTCTTAACGACGACTCAAGACAAATTTCTCCTCTTCCACATGGAGCTAGAAAATATGGTGCTTGGTGCAAGGTGCTGGGTTAAGATGCTGCTTATGGCACTAAAAACGTGCcgtacaatatatatatatatagtgccCTCTGGTCGCGGCATGGAAGGCTAGAGCCCCCACCCTATCCCCGTTTTGTGTGTATCTGTGGTCCGATTTTCGAGATTTATGGGATGGAAACAAAGTTGCCGTCCgatcaattgttttttagttgatCGCTGACCAACTTTTTCTGAGTTTGGTAGGTCACTCAAACCATAACCTGATAACCATGCTCAAACTCAAAATGAGTCGAGTTTCGCTTAATTTTTCGCGCTTAAATCATCGATCAACGTTTGCCTGGAATTTTTACCTTCCAgtgacatctagcggtcaaactTTGAAATCGATACacaattgaaataataatttgccatttttcaattaataatatttaaattttttgtctagtttttttttcttttactgtgttttactgtttaaacaagaaaaattcataaataataatttcatacAATTTTCGTAGTTTAAAATTTACCGCTTGACAGCGCCTGGAATCGATCGAATAAATTGAGCTTAAGCgaactcaattttttttatcgtcgCTTATTTTAAGCTCAAACTCAGACAAAAGATTTGAGCGCCGATTAAAAGTTTGAGTTCGTGCTTAAGCGACGATCAACTCTTAAGTTCGATCGTCGTAAGATAAGTAAgagtaaaagttttttttttactattttttcaaTCTATTGAGTATTAAACGAACGGCATAAAGCGATACGGACGAGGAATCAAATTTAAGTTCCCTAATATATTCCAAACTGTCTGACTGTCTGTCTATAAGGAATGTGAAGCATTAGAATTGCCTTGCGATTCTGTACGGAATTGTCTCAGAATTCTCAGGTTTCTTTCAGGattccttttcaaaaaaggtcTCCAGAAAAGGTTATTTTTGTGTTATCACTTGAAATCGCGGACTGCttattggtaaaaaaaaacctcagaTAACAAGGCAGTGAGTTATTCACAACATTTGTTTTGGGGCATGTAGTATTTTATAGTATTATAAGAGAAATTGTAAACCTTGATGTTGAAGGTATAAAACTTCGTTTAAGTGAGGAGTTTGGTATAAGCCGTGCTTTCTACAATGATTTCGAAGCCATTTTGCAGTAATTCTAGGATTGGAAAATTATGTTCCATTTAGTTTGGTATTCTATAATATTGTATTTTATCTTACCTTGGAAATATATTTTGTTCATCCTGCGAATCCGTGTAaacatttccaactttttccaTGACGATTCTTACGGATTCTTAGGTCTTTCCGTCTCATGTATTTTCTCCCCTTATCGACCAAACTACTCTTCGTATACTTACCAGAAGGTGGCACGCCGCTCGCATTTATGACGTGTCGCTGTCACCAACGTTACGTTTTGAATTGAtcactgaaataaaaaattgaattactcTTTGCTACAGTACTATTTTTAAAGTAATTGCAATAGGATAACTATGTGGTCATTTTTCAGCCGAGATCCTTCCAAAGAGTTCGGTTATGAAATTCTGGAACAACTTACAGGAACAGAAGAATATATGCTATGGAAACTTCataaagggaagaagaaggtgaattGACACTGCATAATTATCAAAGTTAAAGTTTGGTTATCTTCATGTTATGGAATTCCTCAGGGTTCTAGTGAGCCAGTATCTGTTTTCATCCTTGATGCTAAAACAAGTGGAAATGACACACAGATAGAACTTGCGAAAGCAGCTCTGAAAAGATTGAAAACACTCAGGCATCCAAACATTCTCACTTACATCGATAGTCTAGAGgttattcattcattcttttataataaaaagattgcttacttattttcatttactatttagacagaaaaatgtttgtatttGGTAACTGAGTATGTTGAGCCCTTGCAGTTTTATTTGAACAGTTGTGCTACTGATTACCCTAAatctaaacaacaaaaagaattatttataGCATGGGGACTTTTTCAAGTTGTGGTATGTTTTAAAGTGAAATTAAATAAGGAATGTAACCAAAGATTTTAAGTTCTTAACTATTTCCAGCGAGCCCTAACTTTCTTGAATAATGATGTGAATCTTCAACATAATTCTATCTGCCTTGGAAATATACTTGTAAACACCGCTGGAGGTAAATATCCAAGTTTTGCATGTTACATAATCTAGTTCCTGCATTCTAATTGTATTAACTATAACAGAATGGAAGCTTGGAGGTTTTGAAAATGCAACTCCATCATCTCAAATAAATTCTCTACCAATAAAAATACTACCTTCCTTTGAGAAATATGACCCACCTGAGAAAGTGGATTCATTGAAGCTTAAATTTGCTACCAAATGGTACttgattagattttttttttctatcctttaaatatttccttaaattttatgtttgtgAAGGTCAGCCGACATGTGGGGTCTAGGATGCCTTATTTGGGAAGTGTTCAACGGTTCACTCAAATCCTCTTcctcattaaaaattttgggcAATGTATGAAATTACATATTGTTGATTTAATTAATGAGTTAAATCATATtactttgattatttttaattagattCCAAAACTGTTAACATCAGTTTACTGTGAACTTGTAGGAGCAAATCCCAGTTCTCGCCCTAACCCCAGTGAAGTCCTTGTTATTTGTAGAAAGCCTGGAGGTTACTTCAATAATGATTTGGTTGAatgtctcctttttttggaagAGATTCAAATTAAGGAAAGTAATGAGAAGACACAGTTTTTCAATAAGCTACCTTTACTGTTGGAAAGTTTTCCAGAGAACTTGGCAAGGTTAATTATACTTAATATATAAAAGACTGACAAAGTATTTTGAGTAACAGTTTTATGTT
Proteins encoded in this window:
- the LOC124208639 gene encoding dynein axonemal assembly factor 1-like; this translates as MEKVGNVYTDSQDEQNIFPRITAKWLRNHCRKHGLYQTPHLNEVLYLQHQGFQNIELLEEYTGIKSLWLDHNRLANVSGLNTMTNLKCLFIRNNYLTTLSGIECLSQLVILDVSNNELKEINEIELLKNLTTLYIGNNKLSETSSIEPLPRCKSLSTLDLSKNRLSDYKTILNLLSSISQLSVLYLLGNPVVRSIDSYRLQITVCCKNLTFLDEKPIQANDRFCAKAWLKSGIKGIRQEKARQKDVEDLEMIIYVLRKFTPQDNTGMENTENSANLVDIPQVKILFNE